The following are from one region of the Magallana gigas chromosome 6, xbMagGiga1.1, whole genome shotgun sequence genome:
- the LOC117689133 gene encoding serine-rich adhesin for platelets isoform X3 translates to MVSHGMRQCQVPNQPRMPYPSCNSSQRRPPRQYRRNISSQQQTQSAITPQGQPRFRPIENMQNMVNSVPFSSMPEHLRSMTWQFFQEKSSAIVKNIPSGAKFGYYVHCWQLYDHYLKSFAVIHPSGCPASFQDFAETYLNRLEEVGTFKNYPSPSTSASPAKDEEPSDKSILGQWYRLPDEKQEQVTTLRLVSQTESATSNVVTDSVSQTNDNTVTPKHCEPSIHGTSPTDTAVNLRDTDIAISPANAAINLADTYSDISPASNSPNSGINLAKTYTAISPPESPVNLANRVDIGSQAEYLTTNTNKDLASIKVEANESWENDQNQSPERESEDSVGLNSDESDEAVTGKKGNKKLTVKLPFHPPLHAKQKKKSASVDQKLKLSDKSLKTLSDVLHKVLMENKNIAESNSMAASILEIEPTAKPSEMEPESSQDNASQTVNKERPCSKQSTKTPESERIVDLVGGPENGVGNELEQSHNKNAETNEETINVNKRKRFPTEVDSERKADQPSKKLRKESDKEDIDLPQQSEDPVIFKQPSAACQAVEDQNVSIRTPIESSMDESESSPNSESIINSGKMTDQRSEEQQTCDMNSGTENPSPKASSVYLETRSLFPIRFHGEKVLCINCENGQYLLMKEILNKNFMSLAENYSGKSKKSVRSKYFTTVFLAKERDLKILYKELPEILKPKVREYMNRSENPFKVGQGKHVGIIHISDAHRLYQYFFGLKSCGDKCIQTLQSDEENISSQENLDKSSSEGESFENLAENVYSDLAKRKSSVSMGYESDATIPYMEESDVTSSYDDVDDVIILDNFSSADTADEFSACEEIKTEQIDAVENCQDNVVSESNQQVVQVDKLKENVQSDQMEDMNEARAYGVISDDFIPQKTNMGKVDSDADTGQDIKDDEAETSMDIVDDEAAPQINLVDDEAVDRIEISDDDAETGKDSMDDEAGLEANECQMPLKGGIAPLFGEHFRFLVIDGIKFYPLADLCKRFDVQDLIECMQLKKDNKYKALKCDWMDASFLNRLEPSFPEMIENSTLLEEKILFDVAQKKGIDVIYNLSEDVDEREECSQPVDMCSPLGSKLDDENMLVTSEVISSSLIKEKEDMQDQSNSMEENLIGKIPIIDGRETERFFVDEEENERDSAECQVLEEPHTPAHHTPTSMENTDVHPPDTVSCNIPTQVSSEKRQIQRNLSQDFTAVEVQQKSKDSSLTDLDGFSVFLNSLETNNNNQNASDAMVEPRLLQEVKATLSSIPLTADSEQIDQTLQRFFKSCKETCAGSHEIVTKAFVSVLKQNLILQNELNTLRSSISELKGDKEKLDAATQRCRDITKQMEDIEEVLLMEGK, encoded by the exons ATGGTAAGCCACGGTATGAGACAGTGCCAAGTTCCAAACCAACCTAGAATGCCGTATCCATCATGCAATTCATCACAGCGAAGACCGCCACGGCAGTACAGAAGAAACATTTCATCTCAACAGCAGACACAGTCAGCAATCACACCACAAGGTCAGCCAAGGTTCAGACCTATagaaaacatgcaaaatatggTGAATTCTGTGCCATTTTCATCAATGCCCGAACACTTAAGATCCATGACTTGGCAATTCTTCCAGGAGAAGTCTTCTGCCATTGTGAAAAATATTCCATCCGGTGCTAAGTTTGGGTACTATGTCCACTGTTGGCAGTTGTACGATCACTATCTTAAAAGCTTTGCTGTAATACATCCCTCTGGCTGTCCAGCATCCTTTCAGGATTTTGCAGAGACATACTTGAATCGCTTGGAAGAAGTtggaacttttaaaaattacccTTCTCCGAGTACTTCTGCATCCCCTGCTAAAGATGAAGAGCCTTCAGATAAGTCCATTCTTGGACAGTGGTACAGGCTCCCTGATGAAAAACAGGAACAAGTAACTACTTTACGATTAGTCAGTCAAACAGAATCCGCCACGAGTAATGTGGTAACTGACAGTGTCAGTCAAACAAATGACAACACTGTCACACCCAAGCATTGTGAGCCCAGCATACATGGTACTAGTCCAACTGACACTGCTGTTAATTTACGAGATACAGATATAGCTATTAGTCCAGCTAATGCTGCTATAAATTTGGCAGATACATATTCTGATATAAGCCCAGCTAGCAATTCTCCTAACTCTGGCATTAATTTGGCTAAGACATATACTGCTATTAGTCCACCTGAATCTCCTGTCAATTTAGCTaaccgtgtggatattggtagtCAAGCAGAATACCTCACCACAAATACAAATAAAGACTTGGCTTCTATTAAAGTGGAAGCGAATGAAAGCTGGGAAAATGATCAAAACCAGAGCCCAGAAAGAGAAAGTGAAGATTCAGTGGGTTTGAATTCTGATGAATCAGATGAGGCAGTTACTGGTAAAAAGGGGAACAAAAAATTGACAGTGAAGTTACCCTTTCATCCACCATTGCATGCAAAGCagaaaaagaaaagtgcttCTGTTGACCAGAAACTGAAATTATCAGataaaagtttgaagacactTTCAGATGTCCTGCATAAAGTGTTAATGGAGAACAAGAATATTGCTGAAAGTAATTCTATGGCTGCTTCAATCTTGGAAATAGAACCAACAGCAAAGCCCTCAGAGATGGAACCTGAATCATCTCAAGACAATGCAAGTCAAACAGTGAACAAAGAAAGACCTTGTTCAAAACAGTCAACAAAGACACCAGAATCAGAACGAATTGTTGATTTGGTGGGAGGCCCTGAAAATGGGGTTGGCAATGAATTGGAACAGAGTCACAACAAAAATGCTGAAACAAATGAAGAGACAATAAATGTTAACAAACGTAAGCGTTTCCCAACGGAAGTGGATTCAGAGAGGAAGGCTGATCAGCCATCTAAAAAGTTAAGAAAGGAGTCTGATAAAGAAGACATTGATTTGCCTCAACAGTCAGAAGATCCTGTCATCTTCAAGCAACCATCTGCTGCCTGTCAGGCAGTTGAAGATCAAAATGTTTCTATTAGGACACCTATTGAATCTTCCATGGATGAAAGTGAAAGTTCTCCAAATAGTGAAAGCATTATCAACAGTGGAAAGATGACTGATCAAAGAAGTGAAGAACAACAGACTTGTGATATGAACTCTGGAACTGAAAATCCATCACCGAAAGCTTCCAGTGTGTACCTTGAAACTCGCTCACTTTTTCCGATTCGATTCCATGGAGAAAAAGTCTTGTGTATTAATTGTGAGAATGGACAGTACTTGTTaatgaaagaaatattgaacaaaaactTTATGTCACTCGCAGAGAATTACTCTGGGAAAAGCAAAAAGTCTGTTCGTTCCAAGTACTTTACCACTGTGTTTCTTGCAAAAGAACGTGATTTGAAAATTCTCTACAAGGAGTTGCCAGAAATATTGAAACCCAAAGTCAGAGAGTACATGAACAGGTCAGAAAATCCATTCAAAGTAGGACAGGGAAAACATGTCGGAATCATTCATATCAGTGATGCCCATAGACTCTATCAGTATTTCTTTGGTTTGAAGAGTTGTGGTGATAAATGCATACAGACTCTCCAAAGTGATGAAGAAAACATCTCATCACAAGAAAACTTGGACAAAAGCTCTTCAGAGGGTGAATCATTTGAGAATTTAGCAGAAAATGTTTATAGTGACTTAGCTAAACGGAAGAGTAGTGTTTCAATGGGATACGAAAGTGATGCTACGATTCCATACATGGAGGAGAGTGATGTAACTTCAAGTTACGATGATGTTGATGATGTTATCATATTGGATAATTTCAGTTCCGCTGATACAGCAGATGAATTTTCTGCATGTGAGGAGATAAAGACAGAGCAAATAGATGCTGTGGAAAATTGTCAGGATAATGTAGTGTCTGAATCAAACCAGCAGGTAGTGCAAGTTgacaaattgaaagaaaatgttcaaagtgATCAGATGGAAGATATGAATGAAGCTAGGGCTTATGGTGTTATTTCTGATGATTTCATTCCTCAAAAAACAAATATGGGGAAAGTGGATTCTGATGCTGACACTGGACAAGATATAAAAGATGATGAAGCTGAAACTAGTATGGATATTGTTGATGATGAGGCTGCACCTCAGATAAACCTTGTGGATGATGAAGCTGTGGATAGAATAGAGATATCGGATGATGATGCTGAAACTGGAAAAGACAGCATGGATGATGAAGCTGGGTTAGAAGCCAATGAATGTCAGATGCCACTGAAGGGAGGAATAGCTCCTTTGTTTGGTGAACATTTCAGATTTCTTGTGATCGATGGAATCAAATTTTACCCGCTTGCTGACTTGTGTAAAAGATTTGATGTTCAGGATCTTATTGAATGTATGCAACTGAAGAAAGACAACAAATACAAAGCGCTCAAATGCGACTGGATGGATGCCAGTTTTCTGAATAGATTGGAACCGTCATTTCCAGAAATGATAGAGAACTCAACTCTACTTGaagaaaaaattttgtttgatgttgCCCAAAAGAAAGGAATTGATGTTATTTATAACCTATCTGAAGATGTTGACGAACGAGAAGAATGTTCCCAGCCAGTTGACATGTGTTCTCCACTCGGTTCAAAGCTGGATGATGAAAATATGTTGGTGACTTCTGAGGTCATTTCGTCATCTCTTATAAAAGAAAAGGAAGATATGCAAGATCAAAGCAACAGCATGGAAGAGAACTTGATTGGAAAGATACCTATCATCGATGGAAGGGAAACAGAGAGGTTCTTTGTTGATGAGGAGGAGAATGAGAGGGATTCTGCAGAATGCCAAGTTTTAGAAGAACCCCATACCCCAGCTCACCATACACCGACCTCTATGGAGAACACTGATGTGCATCCACCCGACACTGTTTCTTGCAACATCCCAACTCAAGTGTCGTCGGAGAAGAGGCAGATACAGAGAAATTTGTCCCAGGATTTTACTGCAGTTGAAGTTCagcaaaaaagta AAGATAGTAGTCTGACGGATTTGGACGGTTTCAGCGTGTTCCTGAACTCCCTGGAAACCAACAATAACAACCAGAATGCCAGTGATGCCATGGTGGAGCCACGCCTCCTTCAGGAGGTCAAGGCCACTCTCTCCAGCATACCACTGACTGCAGACTCTGAACAAATCGACCAAACCCTTCAAAGGTTCTTCa AATCCTGCAAAGAAACATGTGCTGGGTCTCATGAGATTGTCACCAAAGCATTTGTATCTGTGTTGAAACAGAACCTGATTTTGCAAA ATGAACTCAACACCTTGCGCTCGAGTATCTCAGAGCTAAAGGGAGACAAAGAGAAATTGGATGCTGCTACACAAAGATGTAGAG atattacaaaacaaatggAAGACATTGAAGAAGTGTTACTAATGGAAGGAAAGTGA